The Branchiostoma floridae strain S238N-H82 chromosome 18, Bfl_VNyyK, whole genome shotgun sequence DNA window CTGTTCTACTGAATTAGATAGATGCTGTGTATATATTATCATCACCATGTATTTGGGAATTCTTTCGGAAAGACAAGCtatttgtttgtgttgaatGTTCTATTGTAGGAGGCAAGTCTAAGCAGTCCACTCTGAACTTCAAACCGTCCAAGAGGCCAAAGTGGCTGGACGAGGACTCGGATGGGTCAAACGATGACGGGCCTGACATAGACATGGACGTCGTTGTCGAACCGCGGGAGAAGGCCCCCAGAAGAGCTGCAGGTATTATTCTTAAGATGTTCAAATACAAAtcaatctctgcaactggataaaaaaacagattcatttccaaatgtttcaagtgacatcaAACATCTGGGAGTAATTCTCagattttttatccagttgtagattggattgtatttgaatattgtttacctggatgtctaaccttcatacaCGTATTCTTAAGATGGTTCTACAAAGGAAATTACCCATGACCAGTTCTAAACACCTCAGTCAGTTGACTTCTTATACAAAAAGTTGACAGGCAGAATGTGAATATCTGGTGTTTTGAGTAGTCACTGTGTTATTGAGAAGACTGCTAATTTAATTGCTAATTGGTTCATCCAGACTCTTgactagtggcacatagggtaccaagtttccttgctgtttcattAGCAGGGTATGTTTTTACAGGGAGGTGTTGCTACCCTTCAATGTACTTGAAGTAACTTCTTGACCCTcgttttatgtcccttccaaaaggCGGGTACAAGCTGAAGCGACTTCGCAGGATAGAACTGGGGTCTCCCTGTTACCAACTGTTTTGAAGCACAAGCTCGATGGttcagttgagctacagggacatcccatgTTATTGATTGAGTAGTCATGCCATAATGCACATTTGTCCAATTGCAACACATCTAAACACTTCCACATTCATATCATCACCTATATCTTGTTGCAGCTGCTACTAAGAAGTATGCCCTTGATGATGAGAATGATGAGGTTGACAGCTGGGCCCCTTCAAGTGCTAAGGATGAGGATGACGGCTCCTTCAAGCTGTACAACTCTGACGGAGATGACGAGTTCGCCCCCAAGCCAAAGAAAAAGGCAGCTCCCAGAAAACCAAAGTAAGTCTAActtttactgttttgaaaaaggtCAAAGTGCTATGATTTCAAAATCTGAAGACTACAGGGCAGTTAACAACATTTTCCCTCCATTGCATATCATTTTCTTCACATTATGTCATTTCAGTTTTTTGTGTTGTTAGCAAAATGAACAATACTTATGAATTTCGTATGCATATTAAGTGCTTGTAGAAAAAATAACAAGCACTCTTCCGATTCATTCCACCTTTTATTAGTTTTACTTATTTCTTCAATTCATCACTGATGGCAGAAGTTTTCTCCTGAGTTATTTTGCTTTGATTTAGAAGATCCAAAATGATAACAAGCACACTTTCACTTCTTTCCACCTTTTATTAGTTTTACTTATTTCTTCAACTCATCACATGATGGCAGAAACTTTCTCCTAAggttatttttctttgtagaAGATCCAAAATATGCATGCTTGTTACTTACCTAACCCCAGGGTACTTGATAGTGAGGATGACGACAGTGATGACTTCGACCCTGATCCAAAGCCTCAGAAAAAGGCTGCAAAGTGAGTCATAACAATGACACAGAAAAATGCTCAACTCAATTCAACGTTTTGTTGGTGTTCTTTTGCACAAGTTGTACTAACTGGTGAAATTGGAGTTGGGGTTTTACAGCAACATAGAAAAGTGCATACCACAGTTCAATGTTTTAACTTTTGTTGGTGTTTTTTCACACATGAACTCAAAACACTAACTGGTGCACTAGGTGTAAGGTTTACAGAATGGGTTAGTTTGTCTGTTCTTTCTTGAATGTCTTATGTTGAACTTTTGCAGTGTTGCTCCTTTACAAATAACATTGTTGGTTTGATAAAATATGTGCTTTCTTTTCACAGTTTAATTCCGACATGTTTCAGAGTTTAATTCTGACATGTACATTCCCATTCAGGTTTTGTACTACAATGTTTAAAGCTGTGTGTACATATTAATTTGACACATGATATGATACAAAAACACAGCAGTAACCAGGTCTTGTTTGTCCACAGGGTAACAAAACCGCCGCCAGCTCCAAAGCCCGACCCAGAGCCCATGTTCGGTGACAGCGGCTCGGAGGCAGTCTCCATTCCTGACATCCCCGACTCTGAACCAGAGACAAGACCCATGGACATTGACTCAGGTAATGATCACTCCATCAACATGAACATTTGATGATGCCAGCTGTAGCTCTCTCACCAGCtggtttattgtctgttgttcccaggcttttagctaggacgTTGTCATatggggtccaaatttcttgccatgCAGTAAGCGCTGCAGGGGTGAGTATTGGGGTTTGGGGAGATCTTTCCTCAGAAACTTTTGAAATTCATAACTCTCTGAAacattatttcctgcattttgatgtgCAGATTTTGTTGAATACAGCAAAGTTACTGGCAGACGGCTCACATATGACCTACAGTAGTAGTAGGTTAATCAGacttttatgcttgtcagagaatCTGCTCCCTAGGTGAAGAGGCATTTTTAGGCATCCAGGGGGTCCAATTTGCTGAGCTTACTGTACAGTGTGCACGGACACAGTCTTGAGATATCTGAAGCCCAAAGCTGAAGCTTGAATTGATTTGTTTTCCTCTGCAGATAGAGAAAACCCTATCACTATCGACAGTGACTCCAGCAGTGTAGCCATGGGGAAGACAAAGAAAGCACCTGCGAAGAAAGCAGCTGGAAACGGTAAAGCGCCTGCCAAGAAGGCTCCAAAGAAAGCCAAAGGTAAAATATGTTTTGATACATTATTATTCTTGCACTATTTGcagtgggtttttttttggaagTGCCTTCCCACTGTCATTTTTCACCACTACAAAAACCTGGcactgcaaatatgtgttttgGCACCACAGTATTGTTTTAGGCACAAATTtagaatgttgcaaaaaacCCTTTTGACTCCTGCCATGAAATTAAACTCCCCTTGAAAAGAATGGTTTCTGAGTTGCAGACTGACAACTAAAATCaggcaaaacaaagaaagactTGTGCATACTTAAACTAGAACTATAATCTGATGTATACCACCTATTTTCTGCTGTTTGGTGGTAGGAGACAAACTGCATGTTTGAAATTTGATGGGCTTTGTTTGTAAAACCATTCTTTGGTGTGAATCTTCCCTGCAGCACCAGATGCCAGCCAACCCAGCATCTTTGATGCCATCGTGAAGGCCAAGGCCAAGAAACCCGCTCCAAAAAGGAAGAAGGCAATGTCAGACTCTGACTCAGATGCACCTGCTGCAAAGCCAAAGAAAGGTAAATGGTCTCAACATGTTTCGGCTCTGATAATGGCTTCATATATCCTCACGTCTTGAATGTATGTAGAAGATTTGTAGTAGTATCGAATTCTTGTTACTAGATATTTTCAAGACAAAATTTCCATCCATTGTCATATGAATCTGCACATTTTTGTGTTGTCAGATGTCTGTAACTTTTCAAACATTTGTAGTAGAATTTGCGTTCCAGTTACACAAACTATGTTTTCAAAAGGAGGATGGACCTAACACATTTGTctgcatgtttttgtgtttccTGTCGTTCAGTTGGACTGAGTTATCTTGCATTTCTCTCTAGTTTTGTTGCATGTGTATATCTGTACACACTATCACTAGTATCACTAGTGTTAGTGGGTTAAACTTGTACATAAGCTGTGAACTTAACGTTTGACAAATGACCCTTGTTCTTATATTTAGCGGCAGCAAAGAAACCTGCGAAGAAGAAGGCATTTGACGACTTCATCAGCGACGAGTCTGATGATTCTGCCAAGCCAAAGAAAGCGCCAAAGAAGGTATGGCATCTATACAAGCCTAAATGATAGGTGTTTAtaatacatataacattattACATCATGATGACATTTTGCTATCGGGGGAACAGTGCAGAAAACACATAGGCATTTGCTGAACACTTTATAgctttgttgtgtttgtggcaACTTTTGAATGAAAGTCTTTTTAAGCCTTGACTGACATATTCTCTACTATCTCTATAATAACAGAAGTCCAAGAAAGCTGCGTAcagtgatgaagatgatgacagCTTCGCCCCCGAAGACTTTGAAGCACCGGTCGCACCGCGGGCACGTTCTGGTCGCAACGCGGCTTCCAAAGCCACCAAGTACTGCTACTCCAGTGACGAGGATGAATTTGAATAGACCTGTTAAGTGCCATGTATTATTTATTTCTTGGTCGTGCCTCAAGCAGACGTATGAAACAAGGGTTGTCGTGTTATTTTCTACGCAGTCAAGTTATGAAACCCCTGCTTTGGGAATTGGTTGTGTTGATCtgaaaacattttcttgtatcttcaagaGTAGCTTTTGGTAAAAGTAGTCAACATAAGAGCAGTAGTAAGATGCTGTTGTGACTACACACACAgtgtggaaaaaaattcatgtttCTGTTTAATGTTAAGATGTCCTTTTTATATTCCGTATTGTCTTGAATTCTTGTTCCAGTATTCTGTCGTTACCTTAAGAAACTTGTAGTTATTTTTATTGACTTTTGGATAGCAGCATGTTTTTCTGAAATGTGGAAATACTATGTCAGATATAAAGTGTCAACATTTACCCATGAAGAAAAAACATCTGATNNNNNNNNNNNNNNNNNNNNNNNNNNNNNNNNNNNNNNNNNNNNNNNNNNNNNNNNNNNNNNNNNNNNNNNNNNNNNNNNNNNNNNNNNNNNNNNNNNNNNNNNNNNNNNNTGTACATACTACATATATTAGAAACTATGCATTTCATATCTAGAATTTCAAATGCTGTCCTCATTTTTGTTTCATGCCTCTCCCATTtttagaataattttttttttgcatctgaGACTGTAGTTGTTTACTGTATGTGTTAGctgtaaagtttgttgtttattgtgcACACAATAGTGCATAAAAGTAATTTTGagtgtgttgtttttgtaccCTTTAAAAAGAACAGAACCTCTGAAAGATGATAATGTTCCATATGAACTTCATTAAGAAGAAAAGACATTCTTAGCTGTTTCAGCCATGTATTGATCTTATAGCTTCTATTTAGGGTTAGAGCTTCATGATTAGGGTAAGAAGTTGCCAATATTCCTGTCAGTTAACATTCCATTTCTTCCTATTTGTGTAAATAAAGGAAAATATTCCAAGACCTTTTAACAAAAGTGGTTTTCTCTGTTTTTCCTTAattctttaggccacaccaatttatttattgcttctcggatttttatagaaaaatattggggcggaGAGAGAGCGGGGCTGAAGTGTTGGGCCATGGGAGAGAGTTTGTGTGGGCTGAATTGAGTTTGCGGGGGCGAATTGAGTTTGTGGGGGCTGAATTGGGTTTGTGGGGACTGAATTGAGTTTGTGGGGGCTGACTTGAGTTTGTGGGGGCTGAATTATTGAATTTGCGGGGGCTGAATTGAGTTTGTGGGGGCTGAATTATTGAGTTTGTGGGGGCTGAAGTGAGTTTGCAGGGGTGTTTGTGGGGGCTAAATTGAGTTTGTGGGGGCCGAATTGAGTTTGTGGGGGGCTGAATTATTGAATTTGCGGGGGCTGAATTGAGTTTGTGGGGGCTGAATTATTGAATTTGCGGGGGCTGAATTGAGTTTGTGGGGACTGAATTGAGTGTGGGGGCTGAATTATTGACTTTGTGGGGACTGAATTGAGTTTGTGGGGACTGAATTGAGTTTGTGGCGGCTGAATTATTGAGTTTGTGGGGGCTGAATTATTGAGTTTGTGGGGGCTGAATTATTGAGTTTGTGGGGGCTGAATTGAGTTTGTGGGGGCTGAAGTGAGTTTGTGGGGGCTGAAGTGAGTTTGTGGGGGCTGAATTATTGAGTTTGTGGGGGCTGAATTATTGAGTTTGTGGGGGCTGAAGTGACTTTGCAGGGGAGTTTGTGGGGGCTGAATTATTGAATTTGCGGGGGCTGAATTATTGAGTTTGTGGGGGCTGAATTGAGTTTGTGGGGGCTGAATTGAGTTTGTGGGGGCTGAATTATTGAATTTGCGGGGGCTGAATTGAGTTTGTGGGGGCTGAATTGAGTTTGTGGGGGCTGAATTATTGAGTTTGTGGGGGCTGAATTGAGTTTGTGGGGGCTGAATTGAGTTTGTGGGGGCTGAATTATTGAATTTGCGGGGGCTGAATTGAGTTTGTGGGGGCTGAATTGAGTTTGTGGGGGCTGAAGTGAGTTTGCAGGGGAGTTTGTGGGGACTGAATTATTGAATTTGCGGGGGCTGAATTGAGTTTGTGGGGGCTGAATTGAGTTTGTGGGGGCTGAATTATTGAATTTGCGGGGACTGAATTGAGTTTGTGGGGGCTGAATTATCGAGTTTGTGGGGGCTGAAGTGAGTTTGCAGGGGAGGTTGTGGGGACTGAATTATTGAATTTGCGGGTACTGAATTGAGTTTGTGGGGGCTGAATTATTGAGTTTGTGGGGGCTGAATTATTGAATTTGCGGGGGCTGAATTGAGTTTGTGGGGGCTGAATTGAGCTTGTGGGGGCTGAATTATTGAGTTTGTGGGGACTGAATTGAGTTTGTGGGGGCTGAATTATTGAGTTTGCGGGGGCTGAAGTGCCTGATAAGCCTGAATGTAACTGAATttttgtcatacctgtgatgcgaAAAGGTTCGGACCggaccatgtgataactttaCGAATCACTGGGCTCaaagtttgtatcacacagaCTTCCTTAGAGTAAATAGAACCATtttgagcgggccgagtgcggcacgttggcaattcgaatacctgattcggacgttggaacactttttgttcgaggacaccaaatttgttcaacttctggggcatttcgcatcaaaacatggggtATGACCTAAAtaaaacacagtgtattccgtatcaccctcggtcccagcccggGTCCGGTCACTCTCTGGCCTTCAGCCGACAGGCGATCcttcagccctcccgcgggtccgGTCACTCTCTGGCCTTCAGGCGCCAGGCGATCCTTCATGCANNNNNNNNNNNNNNNNNNNNNNNNNNNNNNNNNNNNNNNNNNNNNNNNNNNNNNNNNNNNNNNNNNNNNNNNNNNNNNNNNNNNNNNNNNNNNNNNNNNNNNNNNNNNNNNNNNNNNNNNNNNNNNNNNNNNNNNNNNNNNNNNNNNNNNNNNNNNNNNNNNNNNNNNNNNNNNNNNNNNNNNNNNNNNNNNNNNNNNNNNNNNNNNNNNNNNNNNNNNNNNNNNNNNNNNNNNNNNNNNNNNNNNNNNNNNNNNNNNNNNNNNNNNNNNNNNNNNNNNNNNNNATCTCTGTTGGccatatttcattttacataCGGAACAAATACATAAAAGTTGACTTGAACAACAAAAAAGGGGGTTTCAACACAACCAACAAACAGAGCTGCAAGTCTTGACAAGTTTGAAGTAATGTAAACCAGAAGTTTCTTTCGGGTGTACTCCTAATGCATGCTTGAACATATCTTAAGAATATAATAATCTCTGGATGAACAGAGCATGGCTTTCCACTGCGAGTATATATGTATAACcttaaaaggtaaaaaaatatttaatgtTCAAATAAAAGGGCCAGGTATTAAAACGTTCTTACTGGGCTCAGAGGAAATTTTGAATTATAACAGCTTTTATACCACTTGTTTACTCCAATATTTTGGTTTTTGACATATTCCTCCTTACACTGACCAATGTGACTCTGGCCTACTGTTGGTTTGCACATAATTGAAGATGTAAGGTAAGAGAAATGTGTAACTCAaagaaatattcataaaaaGATGCTTCAAATGCTAGGAAAACATTGAGACTGAAGCAGCCTATATCTGCCTGGGGTACATGTTAGATCTTCACCATTattttacattgtatcatgtcTGTAGGATTGgaaatgctttttcttgcaGTTCTTTTCTTGTGTAGAAATTGtttaagtgtgaaaaaaaaagttcttcttGCTGTTAGCCTGAGGTACCCTTAGCTTGGAACTGATGCCTGAGTTCCGTGGTCACCGGGAACACAGATTGAGTACTCACTCAGTTAGATTCCTGAAAAAATTAAGAGAAAaatcttcgtaaaaaaaaaaagaatgacaacTCTCAAATCAAGGAATACAAGAAACTTGCACAGTACAGAGTATTAGTTAGGTACAAGACAAATCTATGTCGAGTTTTGATGACATAAAAAGGTCATCACTAGTACATAGTACACTATGTGATAGTACTAGTACACTAGTACCTCTTACTATGAGACCTAGTCTTGCTGAAGACGTTCCACAATCTTAGCGTCTCATCCCCAGCGCCGGTGACGATGGCCTTGCCATCAGGAGACATGGCGAGGTACAGCACACGGTAGGAGTGGCCCATCAGCTTGGCCACCTGCACCAAAGATGGGTACTTCCACACCAGGATCTGGTTCTGGGAGAACCCGTGGGTGCTCACCTGTGTGAGGAGAGCAAAAATCAGACTTTGGCATTGAATCAAAAGGTAGCAGAGTCCAGTTACATCTgagaatgttacatgtataatccTTGCCTTTTAAAGCTGGCTTACCTGAGGAATTTTCCAACATcagatgaaaatcatgaaatagATGAGTTAGCAGCGGTTCCAAGTTACGGTCAATGTTGGAAAGGTCTACATGGAAAGCCAGCTCAAAAAGCTGTCAGAACTATAGGGAATATGTAGTTGATGTTACAAATATCAATCTGTCAGTCTTCTTATCCATCAGCATGGTATTAGAAGTGAAACTGAGGGAAAACCCTGAACTAGGACAGACTTACGTCTAACAAGTGGCAACTTGACTTTCTGGAATATTCAGCATTATATGATAGTATAATTCAAGTAGGCTTGTCAATTCTCAGTTTTGCTCCCTGTTAACAACATAGCCTAACAAGAGATAGAAAACCTACCAGCTCGTTGGCATGTTTGGACCAGGCCAGGTTGCAGACCTGAGAGCCCGTGTCCACACACTTTAGCGGCTCACACGTCAGAGTGTTCCAGAACCGGATGCAGCGATCAGCTGTGCCTCCGCCGGACGCCAACAGACCTCGCTGGTGGGGTGACCAGGCGATGGCCCTGACAGCAGCCAGGTGCTCGGTGTACTGCTGGACTGGGTTTACACTGGTCAGGTTCCATACAAACAACTGCGGAAAAAGAAAGGGATTGTGGCATTCtaaaaattttcattttaaaattaGACCCCGTTTTTTTCCTTGCcactctttttcatttcaaacatttaCACATAGCTAATACTTTTTTCCTTTGGCAGTCAAGGGTATATTTTGTATCTATGGGAGCCGTCTTTACCATGATTTTTGTTagatctaataataataatgtaaatTTGTACACTTATGTTTGAACACCTATGAttttaacaaacaaatagaaaacattatacaaatgtagttcagAAATTGAAGACTCGAACAGAGATGTTGAATTAAAGGACCTGATATAGAAAACATGTCTTTTCACCTTATTGTCATTAGCACCTGAGGCCAGGTGTTGGTGATCAGGAGAATACTTCAGGGCACACACCTGTAATAaaagaatagataaataaataaacgatCAAAACACTACAATTAACAAAATATATGACTACAAAATAGCACTATAGATTAGTATAATCTTATTTGTAGAAACGTGAATGTTTCCACTTCTTGTGCTTTGGTACTTCAAGTTCAGTGTTCCGTTtactttatttctattttctgcAATACATGTTTCTTGACACTGAGCCTGTATTATTTTAGCgtgcaaaatttcaaattacttttttaatgttttttaaaatcaccaaaatatttcatacaaatttcAGGCTGCAGGTGAGTGTTTTGAACCCTGACAGTTCAGTCTTACAGCCTACATCCACATCACTGTTTCCATAGCAACTAGTGCCTATTGTGTTTACCTCATGGCTGTGTCCGGCCAGTCTTCTCTCTGGCACTACGCTGGGTGTTCTCACGTCCCTCTGCAGAACAAGTCGATCTCTACTGCCCGAGGACAAGATGTCTGCATTCCATGCCAAAGCGCCTGTGTGTGGGAGAAagaaatcattatcaaacatctTTTTGGTCCCTAATAATCGATTTCTGTTAGCCTAGGTTAAATCCAAGTTCTACCAGTGCTCCTTGTGCTCGCTAGGGCAGAGAGTGCTTGCTAGGGCAGAGAGTGCTCGCTAGGGCAGCGAGTGCTTGCGAGGGCAGCGAGTGCTTGCGAGGGCAGCGTGTACAAGGGGcaccggtagaaatcggatggtacccaggttagaTTTCTATTTTAGTTCTTCCAACATCATATATGGTGTATACAGCAGCACAAATCTTGGAATCCTtggcccttgggccacataGCTAAGCATGCACAATGACTAGTCCACTCATTGCACATTATGTTCAACTTCAAATCTTTCCTACATTAGTTACAACCTCTGAGTGCTATGCACAGAAGCAGTAGGTAACATGTTATACTTATTGGTCTTTCCAAAATCGAATTTAAAAGATTCCTCTACTGAATGCAAAGAAAGCTTCTGCCCAATACACTTTTGCAGTGGTGTATTTAACTTGCTGATGATGAATAATTGTTGGAAGCAATGCAAGTTACATGAAGGTTAAAGACTGGATGACTCCAACATGTGTTAATTGAAAGGCCTGCTGTTACTAACCAACTCTAGCCGAGTGCCCCTCCAACACAGAGATCCTTTTGCCTGCCATGGCGTCCCAGACTTGGACATAACCCTTTTGGGTCCCGACCGCAACCAGGTTCCCTCTCTCGTTCCAGTTGACTGATGTTACAGAGTCGCCGTTACAAGACAGGTCACATAGTCTTGTCTTCTGTACAGAAAAAAGATACATGATGTCAGTAAAGAAAAATAACTATTGCAAAGAGCTGCCAGACAATTCTATATCAGTAACAGCTGAAATGTAGAGATCCTTTACATACCATAAAGTTTAAAAATGCTTACTGTAATAGTATTACAGTAAgcatttttaaacttttcaaaaccgGAAAGTGGTCCCAAGATGTTGCCAAATGTAACAGGGTGCCCCTGCACTGTATTGTAGTTTAGCTGTGTTCCTTGTAGTTTCCAAGATGTGTGCATTTAAACTTTAGTTCCTTGTCCAGTATCCCTGTTCAGTTCTCAGAAAAGGGAGTGGGTGGTCAGAGTTAAATGACCCCAGAAGTCTTAATGACCTTCATCTCAGTGGGTCTGGTGTGCCTGATGGTCAGTTTGCTGGTGGGCACAACCATATTTGGTATGGCTAGGGACTGACCATAGGAAGTTAAGTCATTGATGATGTCGTGATGATGTAAAGAGAAAGAATGTACGTAGGCGGATAAGAAGCACATGAATAAGGAAATAGAGCCCATGTACTCAGAGTAGTCTGGAGAGGAGAAGAGAGATGTATTGTTCAGCTTTGGAGAGAGAAGAAATACAGACACGTCTTCCATGTAGCTCTGGCTCCTTGTGTCCTTGGTTCGCGTACATAAGTATAAGATCTGCAGCTATTCCCAAACTCTGTAAGGGGTGCCTTCGAAGTCAAGGTCACGACCAACTATCACCCTTACACAAAGTCGAgttgcgtactttatttgaggtaaCTGTTCGGACAAAATCAGACCCCAAATCAGCTAGAAACAAATTGGAACACGGACACTTATGGCTTAGAAAAGCATTGAATGATCATACATGAAATAAATTTTAGAATTTTGATTTGGTCAGCCAAATCAAACATAAGATCTATGGCACTTGATGGTAGATTATCTCTCTACTAGTATTACCATGACAAAACCGAGAAAGAAGAAGACCTACCTGACTATCATTTAAATTCCACAAATATACAGACGTTCCCAGTCCAACACTCAAGGTGTTGGTAGCTGACCAATCAACAAGGTTTAGGTAGAAGTCATCTTGGAGTTCTGGGGCATGAAGAACCTGgaagggaaaaaaattgttataagGTGTCTTcttgaagaaaataaaagttcACTGATATTTCATACATCAACATGAATACTACAACATAAAATCAATATAATATTCAAATCATTATGGTACTCGAAACTTTTCCTCCGGGATCCTTTTGAATTCTTAccaaatcatcatcaacatgatcTATTGACATGTTCACACACTGCAGGGATTATACTGCCCCTTACGGgctgacataccctttcgttaGCTGATAGGGATATGCCAGGTGTAAGAAATGAGTCTTTGAAATATtcaagaaccaagaaaataaactgTCATCACCTAATACTGCACTGAAGAGATTAACAAAAGTCACAACCTATTGAACCTTAGTTAGTTTGCTACAAGCAGGgatcgaaatccttttttttttgctacatgcaaaattgcaagttgacaaaaattttacaatttgaaaaatttacatgcaaaatacaactagtctatactgcaatgatctagccagcatccatctcAGGATTACTTTTTATTTAACGGActgaaattggcgcatgaaaatatagacaaattttggaaagatatccacataatcagcatgtaagtttgcagcaaagtcAAATTTTATTACTTATAAGGCTTCTGACGATCcccgtcagacaaacaaaggcatcgtggcctcagtgtttttactataggccaggtatttcaacatgcaagactgcaagttcagaatattgcaaatctcaaaaacttatgtgcaaattgcaagttaagtatgtgtatttcgaaccctgacaAGTAAACCATTAAATATCCAATTCTACTCATGCTCACCTTGAAAGGATTTTTGAAAATCTTGTGTGTCTGTTTTGTGGGTGAACGCAGGTACCGGTCCTGGAGTTTCTGTGACTTTTTCCTTGTAGGAGTCTTCATACTACATAGCAGACTGAACCCactgctgcactcttcacacctgtggggtttctcccctgtgtgagtctgaaTGTGTCTCTTCAGACTATCTGACCtgctaaactgcctgctgcactgctcacacctgtaaggtttctcccctgtgtgtgtACGGATGTGGATCTGGAGTTTATCCGACCTGCTAAACTTtttactgcactcctcacaactgtagggtttctctccagtgtgacaCCGCAT harbors:
- the LOC118405558 gene encoding fizzy-related protein homolog isoform X3, producing the protein MNPTGEKPYECEECGKLFSQGCNLKRHLRIHTGEKPYRCEECSRQFSHQDRLTSHMRCHTGEKPYSCEECSKKFSRSDKLQIHIRTHTGEKPYRCEQCSRQFSRSDSLKRHIQTHTGEKPHRCEECSSGFSLLCSMKTPTRKKSQKLQDRYLRSPTKQTHKIFKNPFKVLHAPELQDDFYLNLVDWSATNTLSVGLGTSVYLWNLNDSQKTRLCDLSCNGDSVTSVNWNERGNLVAVGTQKGYVQVWDAMAGKRISVLEGHSARVGALAWNADILSSGSRDRLVLQRDVRTPSVVPERRLAGHSHEVCALKYSPDHQHLASGANDNKLFVWNLTSVNPVQQYTEHLAAVRAIAWSPHQRGLLASGGGTADRCIRFWNTLTCEPLKCVDTGSQVCNLAWSKHANELVSTHGFSQNQILVWKYPSLVQVAKLMGHSYRVLYLAMSPDGKAIVTGAGDETLRLWNVFSKTRSHSKRNLTE
- the LOC118405558 gene encoding fizzy-related protein homolog isoform X1, with translation MRAEFSSWTSTSLKTIPSNLLRMNPTGEKPYECEECGKLFSQGCNLKRHLRIHTGEKPYRCEECSRQFSHQDRLTSHMRCHTGEKPYSCEECSKKFSRSDKLQIHIRTHTGEKPYRCEQCSRQFSRSDSLKRHIQTHTGEKPHRCEECSSGFSLLCSMKTPTRKKSQKLQDRYLRSPTKQTHKIFKNPFKVLHAPELQDDFYLNLVDWSATNTLSVGLGTSVYLWNLNDSQKTRLCDLSCNGDSVTSVNWNERGNLVAVGTQKGYVQVWDAMAGKRISVLEGHSARVGALAWNADILSSGSRDRLVLQRDVRTPSVVPERRLAGHSHEVCALKYSPDHQHLASGANDNKLFVWNLTSVNPVQQYTEHLAAVRAIAWSPHQRGLLASGGGTADRCIRFWNTLTCEPLKCVDTGSQVCNLAWSKHANELVSTHGFSQNQILVWKYPSLVQVAKLMGHSYRVLYLAMSPDGKAIVTGAGDETLRLWNVFSKTRSHSKRNLTE
- the LOC118405558 gene encoding fizzy-related protein homolog isoform X2, which produces MRAEFSSWTSTSLKTIPSNLLRHVQLLEPYECEECGKLFSQGCNLKRHLRIHTGEKPYRCEECSRQFSHQDRLTSHMRCHTGEKPYSCEECSKKFSRSDKLQIHIRTHTGEKPYRCEQCSRQFSRSDSLKRHIQTHTGEKPHRCEECSSGFSLLCSMKTPTRKKSQKLQDRYLRSPTKQTHKIFKNPFKVLHAPELQDDFYLNLVDWSATNTLSVGLGTSVYLWNLNDSQKTRLCDLSCNGDSVTSVNWNERGNLVAVGTQKGYVQVWDAMAGKRISVLEGHSARVGALAWNADILSSGSRDRLVLQRDVRTPSVVPERRLAGHSHEVCALKYSPDHQHLASGANDNKLFVWNLTSVNPVQQYTEHLAAVRAIAWSPHQRGLLASGGGTADRCIRFWNTLTCEPLKCVDTGSQVCNLAWSKHANELVSTHGFSQNQILVWKYPSLVQVAKLMGHSYRVLYLAMSPDGKAIVTGAGDETLRLWNVFSKTRSHSKRNLTE
- the LOC118405558 gene encoding fizzy-related protein homolog isoform X4, yielding MMQRNFRREIREDDISVVKKVLVRRATILAPGSVYEGRVFFLDIHFSQDYPFKPPKVLHAPELQDDFYLNLVDWSATNTLSVGLGTSVYLWNLNDSQKTRLCDLSCNGDSVTSVNWNERGNLVAVGTQKGYVQVWDAMAGKRISVLEGHSARVGALAWNADILSSGSRDRLVLQRDVRTPSVVPERRLAGHSHEVCALKYSPDHQHLASGANDNKLFVWNLTSVNPVQQYTEHLAAVRAIAWSPHQRGLLASGGGTADRCIRFWNTLTCEPLKCVDTGSQVCNLAWSKHANELVSTHGFSQNQILVWKYPSLVQVAKLMGHSYRVLYLAMSPDGKAIVTGAGDETLRLWNVFSKTRSHSKRNLTE